The Humulus lupulus chromosome 3, drHumLupu1.1, whole genome shotgun sequence genome window below encodes:
- the LOC133822973 gene encoding uncharacterized protein LOC133822973 isoform X2: protein MLMSTCFGHLLDLKSYNMQAQVILHALMRELYQTNDDEMWFDFRGKRVRFGLGEFSIITGLKCYGDYSLERFNISNKFVDKYFSDQNVCREVIQTRFGSSKFEDDDIFAVKLAALYFLSNYLMSKHDGKLVEDNILNLVGSDEFETFPWGKLVFDLTLKELQASFKGMHKKKVGEKEKSVIRVAGNPTCPSSKTYKLGGFPLAFQCWLYEMIPNLKDEGFCFYDEEQVFRISKWSSTSKPEYSTLEKKVFVSSVLKVNHIIPTEEGAMLLDIKNFNVLSMSDSEMDDDFQPFHVKGKMTHVGECSSMPPPISIDKDRPQFSDLIDRIKVILIKQDQLDLKIDNYKSHIAARFDVLEKIMMNNDTKMDIFVKALKEIKQYMFHDQIEMITGIQLEKEDNKINGEIEINDKFQNKKEENKVGKQANVTQDQGTEEFKIEYDDLPSFDIMTQNILDIEFMPNNDTVHTPSVQNKNVGQSYTKNHEDQNQHKQKPKEHKDNVCNDDKGIYGKSAYKDAIVNSNDNPEEKKDNIIGDKSIQNEAVDVVSGHYDDDVGFVKALVHTVDEVIKCYADKKNEEYSNLVVIEAGLVSRKRSAKPGVHTQDPFTSEFGIAKKTTLSKSNPAIKTIKGLFPFYSDLEHTPHFSEQLAFDQCT, encoded by the exons ATGTTGATGTCTACCTGTTTTGGGCACTTATTGGATCTTAAATCTTACAACATGCAAGCTCAGGTAATTCTTCATGCTCTGATGAGGGAACTTTATCAAACCAACGATGATGAGATGTGGTTTGATTTCAGAGGCAAGAGAGTTAGATTTGGATTAGGCGAGTTTTCCATAATTACTGGTTTGAAATGCTACGGTGATTATAGTCTCGAAAGATTTAACATCAGCAATAAATTTGTTGATAAATATTTCAGCGATCAAAATGTATGTCGTGAAGTTATACAAACACGATTTGGGTCAAGCAAATTTGAAGATGATGATATTTTCGCTGTTAAGTTGGCTGCTCTGTATTTCTTGTCTAACTATTTGATGTCTAAACATGATGGTAAACTTGTTGAAGACAATATCTTGAATCTGGTGGGTTCTGATGAGTTTGAAACATTTCCATGGGGTAAGCTAGTGTTCGATCTAACGTTGAAAGAGTTGCAAGCGAGTTTTAAGGGCATGCATAAAAAGAAGGTTGGAGAAAAAGAGAAATCGGTGATTAGGGTTGCTGGTAACCCCACTTGCCCATCTtcaaaaacatacaagttggGTGGGTTCCCATTAGCATTCCAGTGTTGGTTGTATGAGATGATACCCAATCTCAAGGATGAAGGATTTTGTTTTTATGACGAAGAGCAAGTTTTTAGAATATCCAAATGGAGTAGCACATCAAAACCTGAATATAGTACgctagaaaagaaagtgtttgtttCATCTGTG CTTAAGGTAAATCACATTATCCCTACAGAAGAAGGGGCTATGTTGCTGGacataaaaaatttcaatgtTTTGTCAATGTCGGATTCAGAAATGGATGATGACTTTCAACCATTTCATGTGAAGGGGAAAATGACTCATGTCGGGGAATGCTCGTCTATGCCACCACCAATATCTATTGACAAGGACAGACCTCAATTTTCTGATTTGATTGATCGCATCAAGGTTATTCTTATTAAGCAAGACCAATTAGATCTAAAAATCGACAATTACAAATCACATATTGCTGCGAGGTTTGATGTGTTGGAGAAGATCATGATGAATAATGATACCAAGATGGATATTTTTGTCAAAGCATTGAAGGAAATTAAGCAATATATG TTCCATGATCAAATTGAAATGATTACTGGCATTCAACTTGAAAAAGAAGACAATAAG ATTAATGGAGAAATTGAAATTAATGATaagtttcaaaataaaaaagaagagaaTAAG GTTGGCAAGCAAGCTAACGTCACTCAAGATCAGGGCACGGAAGAATTTAAG ATTGAGTACGATGATCTCCCAAGTTTTGATATAATGACTCAGAACATTCTGGATATTGAATTTATGCCCAACAATGATACTGTTCACACCCCATCAGTTCAAAACAAAAATGTTGGCCAATCATATACCAAAAACCACGAGGACCAGAACCAGCATAAACAAAAACCCAAAGAGCATAAGGACAATGTTTGCAATGATGACAAG GGTATTTATGGTAAAAGTGCGTACAAGGATGCCATAGTTAACTCTAATGATAATCCTGAAGAAAAAAAAGACAATATTATTGGTGATAAGTCAATTCAAAATGAAGCTGTTGATGTTGTAAGTGGgcattatgatgatgatgttggaTTTGTTAAGGCACTCGTTCATACAGTTGATGAAGTTATTAAGTGCTATGCAGATAAGAAAAATGAG GAATACTCCAATCTAGTTGTTATTGAGGCTGGATTGGTTTCTCGTAAGCGTAGTGCCAAACCAGGAGTTCATACTCAAGATCCATTTACATCTGAGTTTGGAATTGCTAAGAAGACTACTTTGTCCAAGTCCAATCCAGCGATTAAAACTATCAAAGGCTTGTTTCCTTTTTATTCTGACTTGGAGCATACTCCTCATTTTTCTGAGCAATTGGCTTTTGACCAATG CACATAA
- the LOC133822973 gene encoding uncharacterized protein LOC133822973 isoform X4: MLMSTCFGHLLDLKSYNMQAQVILHALMRELYQTNDDEMWFDFRGKRVRFGLGEFSIITGLKCYGDYSLERFNISNKFVDKYFSDQNVCREVIQTRFGSSKFEDDDIFAVKLAALYFLSNYLMSKHDGKLVEDNILNLVGSDEFETFPWGKLVFDLTLKELQASFKGMHKKKVGEKEKSVIRVAGNPTCPSSKTYKLGGFPLAFQCWLYEMIPNLKDEGFCFYDEEQVFRISKWSSTSKPEYSTLEKKVFVSSVGKMTHVGECSSMPPPISIDKDRPQFSDLIDRIKVILIKQDQLDLKIDNYKSHIAARFDVLEKIMMNNDTKMDIFVKALKEIKQYMFHDQIEMITGIQLEKEDNKINGEIEINDKFQNKKEENKVGKQANVTQDQGTEEFKIEYDDLPSFDIMTQNILDIEFMPNNDTVHTPSVQNKNVGQSYTKNHEDQNQHKQKPKEHKDNVCNDDKGIYGKSAYKDAIVNSNDNPEEKKDNIIGDKSIQNEAVDVVSGHYDDDVGFVKALVHTVDEVIKCYADKKNEEYSNLVVIEAGLVSRKRSAKPGVHTQDPFTSEFGIAKKTTLSKSNPAIKTIKGLFPFYSDLEHTPHFSEQLAFDQWYCFGYRENNR; the protein is encoded by the exons ATGTTGATGTCTACCTGTTTTGGGCACTTATTGGATCTTAAATCTTACAACATGCAAGCTCAGGTAATTCTTCATGCTCTGATGAGGGAACTTTATCAAACCAACGATGATGAGATGTGGTTTGATTTCAGAGGCAAGAGAGTTAGATTTGGATTAGGCGAGTTTTCCATAATTACTGGTTTGAAATGCTACGGTGATTATAGTCTCGAAAGATTTAACATCAGCAATAAATTTGTTGATAAATATTTCAGCGATCAAAATGTATGTCGTGAAGTTATACAAACACGATTTGGGTCAAGCAAATTTGAAGATGATGATATTTTCGCTGTTAAGTTGGCTGCTCTGTATTTCTTGTCTAACTATTTGATGTCTAAACATGATGGTAAACTTGTTGAAGACAATATCTTGAATCTGGTGGGTTCTGATGAGTTTGAAACATTTCCATGGGGTAAGCTAGTGTTCGATCTAACGTTGAAAGAGTTGCAAGCGAGTTTTAAGGGCATGCATAAAAAGAAGGTTGGAGAAAAAGAGAAATCGGTGATTAGGGTTGCTGGTAACCCCACTTGCCCATCTtcaaaaacatacaagttggGTGGGTTCCCATTAGCATTCCAGTGTTGGTTGTATGAGATGATACCCAATCTCAAGGATGAAGGATTTTGTTTTTATGACGAAGAGCAAGTTTTTAGAATATCCAAATGGAGTAGCACATCAAAACCTGAATATAGTACgctagaaaagaaagtgtttgtttCATCTGTG GGGAAAATGACTCATGTCGGGGAATGCTCGTCTATGCCACCACCAATATCTATTGACAAGGACAGACCTCAATTTTCTGATTTGATTGATCGCATCAAGGTTATTCTTATTAAGCAAGACCAATTAGATCTAAAAATCGACAATTACAAATCACATATTGCTGCGAGGTTTGATGTGTTGGAGAAGATCATGATGAATAATGATACCAAGATGGATATTTTTGTCAAAGCATTGAAGGAAATTAAGCAATATATG TTCCATGATCAAATTGAAATGATTACTGGCATTCAACTTGAAAAAGAAGACAATAAG ATTAATGGAGAAATTGAAATTAATGATaagtttcaaaataaaaaagaagagaaTAAG GTTGGCAAGCAAGCTAACGTCACTCAAGATCAGGGCACGGAAGAATTTAAG ATTGAGTACGATGATCTCCCAAGTTTTGATATAATGACTCAGAACATTCTGGATATTGAATTTATGCCCAACAATGATACTGTTCACACCCCATCAGTTCAAAACAAAAATGTTGGCCAATCATATACCAAAAACCACGAGGACCAGAACCAGCATAAACAAAAACCCAAAGAGCATAAGGACAATGTTTGCAATGATGACAAG GGTATTTATGGTAAAAGTGCGTACAAGGATGCCATAGTTAACTCTAATGATAATCCTGAAGAAAAAAAAGACAATATTATTGGTGATAAGTCAATTCAAAATGAAGCTGTTGATGTTGTAAGTGGgcattatgatgatgatgttggaTTTGTTAAGGCACTCGTTCATACAGTTGATGAAGTTATTAAGTGCTATGCAGATAAGAAAAATGAG GAATACTCCAATCTAGTTGTTATTGAGGCTGGATTGGTTTCTCGTAAGCGTAGTGCCAAACCAGGAGTTCATACTCAAGATCCATTTACATCTGAGTTTGGAATTGCTAAGAAGACTACTTTGTCCAAGTCCAATCCAGCGATTAAAACTATCAAAGGCTTGTTTCCTTTTTATTCTGACTTGGAGCATACTCCTCATTTTTCTGAGCAATTGGCTTTTGACCAATGGTATTGTTTTGGATATAGAGAAAATAATAGATAG
- the LOC133822973 gene encoding uncharacterized protein LOC133822973 isoform X1 — translation MLMSTCFGHLLDLKSYNMQAQVILHALMRELYQTNDDEMWFDFRGKRVRFGLGEFSIITGLKCYGDYSLERFNISNKFVDKYFSDQNVCREVIQTRFGSSKFEDDDIFAVKLAALYFLSNYLMSKHDGKLVEDNILNLVGSDEFETFPWGKLVFDLTLKELQASFKGMHKKKVGEKEKSVIRVAGNPTCPSSKTYKLGGFPLAFQCWLYEMIPNLKDEGFCFYDEEQVFRISKWSSTSKPEYSTLEKKVFVSSVLKVNHIIPTEEGAMLLDIKNFNVLSMSDSEMDDDFQPFHVKGKMTHVGECSSMPPPISIDKDRPQFSDLIDRIKVILIKQDQLDLKIDNYKSHIAARFDVLEKIMMNNDTKMDIFVKALKEIKQYMFHDQIEMITGIQLEKEDNKINGEIEINDKFQNKKEENKVGKQANVTQDQGTEEFKIEYDDLPSFDIMTQNILDIEFMPNNDTVHTPSVQNKNVGQSYTKNHEDQNQHKQKPKEHKDNVCNDDKGIYGKSAYKDAIVNSNDNPEEKKDNIIGDKSIQNEAVDVVSGHYDDDVGFVKALVHTVDEVIKCYADKKNEEYSNLVVIEAGLVSRKRSAKPGVHTQDPFTSEFGIAKKTTLSKSNPAIKTIKGLFPFYSDLEHTPHFSEQLAFDQWYCFGYRENNR, via the exons ATGTTGATGTCTACCTGTTTTGGGCACTTATTGGATCTTAAATCTTACAACATGCAAGCTCAGGTAATTCTTCATGCTCTGATGAGGGAACTTTATCAAACCAACGATGATGAGATGTGGTTTGATTTCAGAGGCAAGAGAGTTAGATTTGGATTAGGCGAGTTTTCCATAATTACTGGTTTGAAATGCTACGGTGATTATAGTCTCGAAAGATTTAACATCAGCAATAAATTTGTTGATAAATATTTCAGCGATCAAAATGTATGTCGTGAAGTTATACAAACACGATTTGGGTCAAGCAAATTTGAAGATGATGATATTTTCGCTGTTAAGTTGGCTGCTCTGTATTTCTTGTCTAACTATTTGATGTCTAAACATGATGGTAAACTTGTTGAAGACAATATCTTGAATCTGGTGGGTTCTGATGAGTTTGAAACATTTCCATGGGGTAAGCTAGTGTTCGATCTAACGTTGAAAGAGTTGCAAGCGAGTTTTAAGGGCATGCATAAAAAGAAGGTTGGAGAAAAAGAGAAATCGGTGATTAGGGTTGCTGGTAACCCCACTTGCCCATCTtcaaaaacatacaagttggGTGGGTTCCCATTAGCATTCCAGTGTTGGTTGTATGAGATGATACCCAATCTCAAGGATGAAGGATTTTGTTTTTATGACGAAGAGCAAGTTTTTAGAATATCCAAATGGAGTAGCACATCAAAACCTGAATATAGTACgctagaaaagaaagtgtttgtttCATCTGTG CTTAAGGTAAATCACATTATCCCTACAGAAGAAGGGGCTATGTTGCTGGacataaaaaatttcaatgtTTTGTCAATGTCGGATTCAGAAATGGATGATGACTTTCAACCATTTCATGTGAAGGGGAAAATGACTCATGTCGGGGAATGCTCGTCTATGCCACCACCAATATCTATTGACAAGGACAGACCTCAATTTTCTGATTTGATTGATCGCATCAAGGTTATTCTTATTAAGCAAGACCAATTAGATCTAAAAATCGACAATTACAAATCACATATTGCTGCGAGGTTTGATGTGTTGGAGAAGATCATGATGAATAATGATACCAAGATGGATATTTTTGTCAAAGCATTGAAGGAAATTAAGCAATATATG TTCCATGATCAAATTGAAATGATTACTGGCATTCAACTTGAAAAAGAAGACAATAAG ATTAATGGAGAAATTGAAATTAATGATaagtttcaaaataaaaaagaagagaaTAAG GTTGGCAAGCAAGCTAACGTCACTCAAGATCAGGGCACGGAAGAATTTAAG ATTGAGTACGATGATCTCCCAAGTTTTGATATAATGACTCAGAACATTCTGGATATTGAATTTATGCCCAACAATGATACTGTTCACACCCCATCAGTTCAAAACAAAAATGTTGGCCAATCATATACCAAAAACCACGAGGACCAGAACCAGCATAAACAAAAACCCAAAGAGCATAAGGACAATGTTTGCAATGATGACAAG GGTATTTATGGTAAAAGTGCGTACAAGGATGCCATAGTTAACTCTAATGATAATCCTGAAGAAAAAAAAGACAATATTATTGGTGATAAGTCAATTCAAAATGAAGCTGTTGATGTTGTAAGTGGgcattatgatgatgatgttggaTTTGTTAAGGCACTCGTTCATACAGTTGATGAAGTTATTAAGTGCTATGCAGATAAGAAAAATGAG GAATACTCCAATCTAGTTGTTATTGAGGCTGGATTGGTTTCTCGTAAGCGTAGTGCCAAACCAGGAGTTCATACTCAAGATCCATTTACATCTGAGTTTGGAATTGCTAAGAAGACTACTTTGTCCAAGTCCAATCCAGCGATTAAAACTATCAAAGGCTTGTTTCCTTTTTATTCTGACTTGGAGCATACTCCTCATTTTTCTGAGCAATTGGCTTTTGACCAATGGTATTGTTTTGGATATAGAGAAAATAATAGATAG
- the LOC133822973 gene encoding uncharacterized protein LOC133822973 isoform X3: MLMSTCFGHLLDLKSYNMQAQVILHALMRELYQTNDDEMWFDFRGKRVRFGLGEFSIITGLKCYGDYSLERFNISNKFVDKYFSDQNVCREVIQTRFGSSKFEDDDIFAVKLAALYFLSNYLMSKHDGKLVEDNILNLVGSDEFETFPWGKLVFDLTLKELQASFKGMHKKKVGEKEKSVIRVAGNPTCPSSKTYKLGGFPLAFQCWLYEMIPNLKDEGFCFYDEEQVFRISKWSSTSKPEYSTLEKKVFVSSVLKVNHIIPTEEGAMLLDIKNFNVLSMSDSEMDDDFQPFHVKGKMTHVGECSSMPPPISIDKDRPQFSDLIDRIKVILIKQDQLDLKIDNYKSHIAARFDVLEKIMMNNDTKMDIFVKALKEIKQYMFHDQIEMITGIQLEKEDNKVGKQANVTQDQGTEEFKIEYDDLPSFDIMTQNILDIEFMPNNDTVHTPSVQNKNVGQSYTKNHEDQNQHKQKPKEHKDNVCNDDKGIYGKSAYKDAIVNSNDNPEEKKDNIIGDKSIQNEAVDVVSGHYDDDVGFVKALVHTVDEVIKCYADKKNEEYSNLVVIEAGLVSRKRSAKPGVHTQDPFTSEFGIAKKTTLSKSNPAIKTIKGLFPFYSDLEHTPHFSEQLAFDQWYCFGYRENNR; this comes from the exons ATGTTGATGTCTACCTGTTTTGGGCACTTATTGGATCTTAAATCTTACAACATGCAAGCTCAGGTAATTCTTCATGCTCTGATGAGGGAACTTTATCAAACCAACGATGATGAGATGTGGTTTGATTTCAGAGGCAAGAGAGTTAGATTTGGATTAGGCGAGTTTTCCATAATTACTGGTTTGAAATGCTACGGTGATTATAGTCTCGAAAGATTTAACATCAGCAATAAATTTGTTGATAAATATTTCAGCGATCAAAATGTATGTCGTGAAGTTATACAAACACGATTTGGGTCAAGCAAATTTGAAGATGATGATATTTTCGCTGTTAAGTTGGCTGCTCTGTATTTCTTGTCTAACTATTTGATGTCTAAACATGATGGTAAACTTGTTGAAGACAATATCTTGAATCTGGTGGGTTCTGATGAGTTTGAAACATTTCCATGGGGTAAGCTAGTGTTCGATCTAACGTTGAAAGAGTTGCAAGCGAGTTTTAAGGGCATGCATAAAAAGAAGGTTGGAGAAAAAGAGAAATCGGTGATTAGGGTTGCTGGTAACCCCACTTGCCCATCTtcaaaaacatacaagttggGTGGGTTCCCATTAGCATTCCAGTGTTGGTTGTATGAGATGATACCCAATCTCAAGGATGAAGGATTTTGTTTTTATGACGAAGAGCAAGTTTTTAGAATATCCAAATGGAGTAGCACATCAAAACCTGAATATAGTACgctagaaaagaaagtgtttgtttCATCTGTG CTTAAGGTAAATCACATTATCCCTACAGAAGAAGGGGCTATGTTGCTGGacataaaaaatttcaatgtTTTGTCAATGTCGGATTCAGAAATGGATGATGACTTTCAACCATTTCATGTGAAGGGGAAAATGACTCATGTCGGGGAATGCTCGTCTATGCCACCACCAATATCTATTGACAAGGACAGACCTCAATTTTCTGATTTGATTGATCGCATCAAGGTTATTCTTATTAAGCAAGACCAATTAGATCTAAAAATCGACAATTACAAATCACATATTGCTGCGAGGTTTGATGTGTTGGAGAAGATCATGATGAATAATGATACCAAGATGGATATTTTTGTCAAAGCATTGAAGGAAATTAAGCAATATATG TTCCATGATCAAATTGAAATGATTACTGGCATTCAACTTGAAAAAGAAGACAATAAG GTTGGCAAGCAAGCTAACGTCACTCAAGATCAGGGCACGGAAGAATTTAAG ATTGAGTACGATGATCTCCCAAGTTTTGATATAATGACTCAGAACATTCTGGATATTGAATTTATGCCCAACAATGATACTGTTCACACCCCATCAGTTCAAAACAAAAATGTTGGCCAATCATATACCAAAAACCACGAGGACCAGAACCAGCATAAACAAAAACCCAAAGAGCATAAGGACAATGTTTGCAATGATGACAAG GGTATTTATGGTAAAAGTGCGTACAAGGATGCCATAGTTAACTCTAATGATAATCCTGAAGAAAAAAAAGACAATATTATTGGTGATAAGTCAATTCAAAATGAAGCTGTTGATGTTGTAAGTGGgcattatgatgatgatgttggaTTTGTTAAGGCACTCGTTCATACAGTTGATGAAGTTATTAAGTGCTATGCAGATAAGAAAAATGAG GAATACTCCAATCTAGTTGTTATTGAGGCTGGATTGGTTTCTCGTAAGCGTAGTGCCAAACCAGGAGTTCATACTCAAGATCCATTTACATCTGAGTTTGGAATTGCTAAGAAGACTACTTTGTCCAAGTCCAATCCAGCGATTAAAACTATCAAAGGCTTGTTTCCTTTTTATTCTGACTTGGAGCATACTCCTCATTTTTCTGAGCAATTGGCTTTTGACCAATGGTATTGTTTTGGATATAGAGAAAATAATAGATAG